A region of the Desulfocurvus vexinensis DSM 17965 genome:
CCACGTAGAGGAGGCGCTCGGTGCCGCCCAGGCGCAGGGCAGTGGGGGGCTGGGCCGGGGCGTTCCATTTTTGTTGGAGAGTGTTTCCTATAAATGCGTACTATTTCTGTGAAAAACAGAAAGCCCCCGCCCGACAGTGCGGGCGGGGGCCAGGATGCGGATGCCGGGGTGCGAGGGGGTCTAGAAGCGCTCGAAGTCCTTGTCGTCGGCGTCGTCGTGCATGTCCAGGGCGATGCCTGCGGCTGCGGCCTTGGGCGGCGCGGCGGCGGCGAGCTTGCGCGGGGGGGCGGCGTGGGCGGCGACCACGGTGCGGGCCTTGGGCGCGGCCTTGGCCGGGCGCCGGGCGCCGTCCAGGCGGAAGAAGCCGATGGTCTGCTGGAGCTGCACGGCCTGGGAGGACAACTCCTCGGAGGTCGAGGCCATTTCCTCCGAGGCCGAGGCGTTCTGCTGCACCACCTGATCGAGCTGCTGGATGGCCTTGTTGATCTGCTCGGCGCCGGAGTTCTGCTCGTTGCTGGCGGCGGAGATCTCCTGCACCAGCTCGGCGGTGCGCCGGATGTCGGGCACCATGCGCGTGAGCATGGTCCCGGCGCGCTCGGCGACCTCGACGCTGGAAGACGACAGCTCGCTGATCTCGGCGGCGGCGGACCCGCTGCGCTCGGCCAGCTTGCGCACCTCGGCGGCGACCACGGCGAAGCCCTTGCCGTGCTCGCCCGCGCGGGCGGCCTCGATGGCGGCGTTGAGCGCCAACAGGTTCGTCTGGCGCGCGATCTCCTCGATGATGGAGATCTTGTC
Encoded here:
- a CDS encoding methyl-accepting chemotaxis protein, with the protein product NIRQNAENARETEKIAVQSAQDAEAGGKAVTETVAAMKDIADKISIIEEIARQTNLLALNAAIEAARAGEHGKGFAVVAAEVRKLAERSGSAAAEISELSSSSVEVAERAGTMLTRMVPDIRRTAELVQEISAASNEQNSGAEQINKAIQQLDQVVQQNASASEEMASTSEELSSQAVQLQQTIGFFRLDGARRPAKAAPKARTVVAAHAAPPRKLAAAAPPKAAAAGIALDMHDDADDKDFERF